One region of Pyramidobacter sp. YE332 genomic DNA includes:
- a CDS encoding IS30 family transposase: protein MCPDFKEEVCPQLSVPPYVCNGCPNRHRCTLKKRIYSAKSANDSYEKTLHEAREGFNISDAELADIDSFFSPLIKQGQSLYHIIRNNRDTVPCSESTARRLLLSGILEARKIDLPRAVRFKKRKGKRNNMKVDKKCREGRTYNDFLSFSEKHPDMLITEIDSVVGTTGGKVLLTVILRNCNFMLAFLRDKNTAQSVEQIFTMLFTLLGRKRYKSMFQVLLADNGTEFSNPTAIEKGLDGERKSYMFYCNPQAPQEKPKVENNHTLIRRILPKGTTFDNLSQTDINLMMSHINSYERKKFNGKSPAEIFINLYGEDVLHLLGLELIPPQDICLKRTLLAGK, encoded by the coding sequence ATGTGTCCTGACTTTAAGGAGGAGGTCTGCCCGCAGCTTTCGGTTCCTCCGTATGTCTGTAACGGCTGCCCCAACCGTCACCGCTGCACTTTAAAAAAACGGATCTATTCTGCTAAATCTGCAAATGACTCTTACGAGAAAACTTTGCATGAGGCTCGTGAAGGCTTCAATATCTCCGATGCCGAGCTTGCAGATATTGATTCTTTTTTCTCTCCTCTCATCAAACAGGGGCAGTCTCTCTATCATATTATCCGTAATAATCGAGATACTGTTCCCTGTTCTGAAAGTACCGCCAGACGGCTCCTGCTTTCGGGTATTTTAGAGGCACGGAAAATAGACTTGCCCCGAGCTGTCCGTTTTAAGAAGAGAAAGGGAAAAAGAAATAACATGAAGGTGGATAAAAAATGTCGTGAAGGCCGTACCTACAATGATTTTCTCTCTTTTTCGGAGAAACATCCGGACATGCTTATTACCGAAATCGACAGTGTCGTTGGCACCACAGGAGGAAAAGTTCTTCTGACTGTCATCTTAAGAAACTGCAACTTTATGCTGGCTTTTTTGAGAGATAAAAATACTGCTCAATCTGTTGAGCAGATTTTTACAATGCTCTTCACTCTTCTGGGCAGGAAACGCTATAAGTCCATGTTTCAGGTCCTTCTTGCTGACAACGGTACAGAGTTTTCCAATCCGACGGCTATCGAAAAAGGTCTGGACGGAGAAAGAAAATCATATATGTTCTATTGCAATCCACAAGCACCGCAGGAAAAACCGAAGGTTGAAAATAATCATACTCTCATTCGAAGGATCCTTCCCAAGGGAACAACTTTCGACAATTTATCCCAAACTGATATCAACCTGATGATGTCTCATATAAACTCATACGAGAGGAAAAAATTTAACGGAAAATCTCCTGCAGAGATCTTTATCAACCTGTATGGCGAGGACGTATTGCATTTACTCGGACTCGAACTTATTCCGCCACAGGATATCTGTTTAAAGCGGACTCTTCTCGCCGGTAAATAA